Proteins from a genomic interval of Oncorhynchus clarkii lewisi isolate Uvic-CL-2024 chromosome 13, UVic_Ocla_1.0, whole genome shotgun sequence:
- the LOC139364490 gene encoding zinc finger protein 664-like: protein MSSLSYSPPDKEEEVCWTEKEALVKEEAVPMQEQVEGGAVTVKEEEEEDAFRVKEEEDAGFGEKEVTVTVKEDEDVFLMKDEEGEITVTLEEDEEEKTGELINTSKYRERRGSSGEPQQSHDADKAEKSLSTFEHKKHQQKPTGKRTHRCSDCGKRFTSSAGIKIHQRIHTGEKPFSCTQCGRSFTQSASLISHRRTHTGEKPYNCAQCGKSFTRSTGLKSHQRTHTGEKPYSCVECGKSYVTSSSLTKHRRTHTGEKIFSCDECGKRFVTSNSLTKHRTHTGEKPYSCAQCGKSFTESSCLTKHQRTHTGEKPFSCTQCGKSFTQSASLKSHQRKHTQERNLIAVLNVGRVLLRLASGLQTI, encoded by the exons atgagttcactaagctactctcctcctgataaagaagaggaggtctgctggacggagaaggAAGCTCTCGTCAAAGAGGAGGCTGTTCCAATGCAAGAACAAGTAGAGGGTGGGGCTGTTaccgtgaaagaggaggaggaggaagacgcgttcagagtgaaagaggaggaggatgcagGTTTTGGAGAGAAGGAGGTTACTGTGACAGTGAAAGAAGATGAAGACGTTTTTTTAATGAAGGATGAAGagggggagattactgtcacattagaggaggacgaagaagagaagactggagaactgattaacaccagtaaatata GAGAGAgacgtggatcctctggggagcctcaacaatcTCATGATGCTGacaaggcagagaagagtctctccacatTTGAACacaagaaacaccagcagaaacccacagggaagagaactcaccgctgctctgactgtggcaagagattcacctcatcagcgggcattaaaattcatcagagaatccacacaggagagaaaccttttagctgtactcaatgtgggaggagttttactCAATCAGCCAGCCTAATATCACACcgtagaacacacacaggagagaaaccttataactgtgctcaatgtgggaagagttttactcggTCAACCGGCCtgaaatcacaccagagaacacacacaggagagaaaccttatagctgtgttGAATGTGGCAAGAGTTATGTTACATCTAGCAGTCTGACTAAACAccggagaacacacacaggagagaaaatatttagctgtgatgaatgtgggaagagatttgttACATCTAACAGTCTGACAAAACACAGAacgcacacaggagagaaaccgtatagctgtgctcaatgtgggaagagctttACTGAGTCTAGCTGTCTGActaaacaccagagaacacacacaggagagaaaccttttagctgtactcaatgtgggaagagttttactcaatCAGCCAGCCTGAAATcacaccagagaaaacacacacaggagagaaatcttatagctgtgctcaatgtgggaagagttttactacgtCTAGCAAGCGGACTACAAACCATATAA